From Pseudomonas alcaligenes, a single genomic window includes:
- the ureC gene encoding urease subunit alpha → MKISRQAYADMFGPTVGDKVRLADTNLWVEVEKDFTTYGDEVKFGGGKVIRDGMGQSQLCAKDVVDTVITNALIIDHWGIVKADVGLKGGRIAAIGKAGNPDIQPDVTIAIGGATEVIAGEGMILTAGGIDTHIHFICPQQIEEALMSGTTTMIGGGTGPATGTFATTVTPGPWHMAMMLKAADAFPMNIGFTGKGNVSLPEPLIEQVKAGAIGLKLHEDWGTTPAAIDNCLSVADQYDIQVAIHTDTLNESGFVETTLGAFKNRTIHTYHTEGAGGGHAPDIIKACGFPNVLPSSTNPTRPFTRNTIDEHLDMLMVCHHLDPSIAEDVAFAESRIRRETIAAEDILHDLGAFSMISSDSQAMGRVGEVITRTWQTADKMKQQRGALPGDGPGNDNFRVKRYIAKYTINPAITHGISHEVGSIEVGKFADLVLWRPAFFGVKPTLILKGGAIAASLMGDANASIPTPQPVHYRPMFGSYAGMLHATSLTFISQAAMDAGVPQQLGLQKQIGVVKGCRSVTKADLIHNDYLPDIEVDPQNYQVKADGQLLWCEPAEVLPMAQRYFLF, encoded by the coding sequence ATGAAAATCAGCCGCCAAGCCTATGCCGACATGTTCGGCCCCACCGTCGGCGACAAGGTGCGCCTGGCCGATACCAACCTGTGGGTCGAGGTGGAGAAAGACTTCACCACCTACGGCGACGAAGTGAAGTTCGGTGGCGGCAAGGTGATCCGCGACGGCATGGGCCAGAGCCAGCTGTGCGCCAAGGACGTGGTCGACACGGTGATCACCAACGCGCTGATCATCGACCACTGGGGCATCGTCAAGGCCGACGTCGGTCTCAAGGGCGGACGCATCGCCGCCATCGGCAAGGCCGGCAACCCGGACATCCAGCCCGACGTCACCATCGCCATCGGCGGCGCCACCGAAGTGATCGCCGGCGAGGGCATGATCCTCACCGCCGGCGGCATCGACACCCATATCCACTTCATCTGCCCGCAGCAGATCGAAGAAGCCCTGATGAGCGGCACCACCACCATGATCGGTGGCGGCACGGGCCCGGCCACCGGCACCTTCGCCACCACCGTCACCCCGGGGCCGTGGCACATGGCGATGATGCTCAAGGCCGCCGACGCCTTCCCGATGAACATCGGCTTCACCGGCAAGGGCAACGTCTCGCTGCCCGAGCCGCTGATCGAGCAGGTCAAGGCCGGCGCGATTGGCCTCAAGCTGCACGAGGACTGGGGCACCACGCCGGCGGCAATCGACAATTGCCTGAGCGTCGCCGACCAGTACGACATCCAGGTGGCGATCCACACCGATACCCTCAACGAATCCGGCTTCGTCGAAACCACCCTCGGCGCGTTCAAGAACCGCACCATCCACACCTACCACACCGAGGGCGCCGGTGGCGGCCACGCGCCGGACATCATCAAGGCCTGCGGCTTCCCCAACGTGCTGCCCAGCTCGACCAACCCGACCCGGCCGTTCACCCGCAACACCATCGACGAACACCTGGACATGCTGATGGTCTGCCACCACCTCGACCCGAGCATCGCCGAGGACGTGGCCTTCGCCGAATCACGCATTCGCCGCGAAACCATCGCCGCCGAAGATATCCTGCACGACCTCGGTGCCTTCTCGATGATCAGCTCCGACAGCCAGGCCATGGGCCGCGTTGGCGAGGTGATCACCCGCACCTGGCAGACCGCCGACAAGATGAAGCAGCAGCGCGGCGCCCTGCCGGGCGACGGCCCGGGCAATGACAACTTCCGGGTCAAACGCTACATCGCCAAGTACACCATCAACCCGGCCATCACCCACGGCATCAGCCACGAAGTGGGCTCCATCGAAGTGGGCAAGTTCGCCGACCTGGTACTGTGGCGCCCGGCGTTCTTCGGGGTGAAGCCGACGCTGATTCTGAAGGGTGGCGCCATCGCCGCCAGCCTGATGGGCGACGCCAACGCCTCGATCCCGACGCCACAGCCGGTGCACTACCGGCCGATGTTCGGCAGCTATGCCGGCATGCTGCACGCCACCAGCCTGACCTTTATCAGCCAGGCGGCCATGGACGCCGGAGTGCCACAGCAGCTCGGTTTGCAGAAGCAGATCGGCGTGGTCAAAGGTTGCCGCTCGGTGACCAAGGCCGACCTGATCCACAACGACTACCTGCCGGACATCGAGGTCGACCCGCAGAACTACCAGGTGAAAGCCGACGGCCAACTGTTGTGGTGCGAGCCGGCCGAAGTGCTGCCGATGGCACAGCGCTATTTCCTGTTCTGA
- a CDS encoding DksA/TraR family C4-type zinc finger protein — protein MAGGWTSDGAVQEQIDSSIEDSVARARSQLPRGESLTHCEECGAAIPEARRQAVPGVRLCVKCQSEHDKEQQAVSGYNRRCSKDSQLR, from the coding sequence ATGGCCGGTGGATGGACCAGCGATGGTGCGGTGCAGGAACAGATCGACAGCAGCATCGAAGATTCCGTGGCCCGCGCGCGCAGCCAGCTGCCGCGTGGCGAGAGCCTGACGCACTGCGAAGAGTGCGGTGCCGCGATACCCGAGGCGCGCCGCCAGGCCGTGCCTGGCGTGCGTCTGTGTGTGAAGTGTCAGAGCGAGCACGACAAGGAGCAGCAGGCGGTCAGTGGTTACAACCGGCGCTGCAGCAAGGACAGCCAGTTGCGTTGA
- a CDS encoding YMGG-like glycine zipper-containing protein — protein MSSSSLPLSALVCAVLFNPWASAETLVPLNGQTQQQIQSDIASCQSQSASSSSSSSSTSGGGRLRGAAVGAAAGAAAAEVRGQRHEEAYDRVDDDVKQEYRQNQAREAAAAGVVVGGSRQRRERREDRRNDQAAQSSSGQAYVNCMSARGYSITP, from the coding sequence ATGTCCAGCTCATCATTGCCTTTGTCCGCCCTGGTCTGCGCCGTGCTGTTCAACCCCTGGGCCAGCGCCGAAACCCTGGTACCGCTCAACGGCCAGACCCAGCAGCAGATCCAGAGCGATATCGCCAGTTGCCAGAGCCAGTCCGCCAGCAGCTCCTCCAGTAGTAGCAGCACCAGCGGCGGCGGGCGCCTGCGTGGCGCGGCGGTGGGCGCCGCGGCTGGTGCTGCCGCCGCCGAGGTACGCGGCCAGCGCCACGAAGAGGCCTACGACCGGGTGGATGACGATGTGAAGCAGGAGTATCGGCAGAACCAGGCACGCGAAGCGGCGGCAGCCGGCGTGGTGGTCGGCGGTTCGCGGCAGCGCCGGGAAAGACGTGAAGACCGGCGCAACGACCAGGCCGCCCAGAGCAGTTCCGGCCAGGCCTACGTCAACTGCATGAGTGCGCGCGGTTACTCGATCACCCCCTGA
- a CDS encoding ABC transporter substrate-binding protein, whose protein sequence is MRARLAFLCLLHISPGLALADDSITVAWRNKAPYHYLEQGVEQGFLLERARLIFATAGITTQFVQQPAKRIWHSFEQGTPRYCSFGWYRLPERERVAQFSLPFHTDPPQIALVSTAALPALRAHGSFAALLRDPQITLGLVDGVSYGASLDRLIAGSANQIEHATVEPTVMMRMVAAHRVDYMLADQADWDYLRQHESDLDGIAEQHFADMPAGLERYIVCSKDVPAEQMDRINRAIKQTPH, encoded by the coding sequence ATGAGAGCCCGCCTGGCTTTCCTCTGTCTGCTCCACATCAGCCCCGGACTGGCCCTGGCGGACGACAGCATCACCGTAGCCTGGCGCAACAAGGCGCCCTACCACTACCTGGAGCAGGGTGTCGAACAGGGTTTTTTGCTGGAGCGTGCACGGCTGATTTTCGCCACGGCGGGCATCACCACCCAGTTCGTCCAGCAGCCGGCCAAGCGCATCTGGCACAGCTTCGAGCAAGGTACGCCACGCTACTGCTCCTTCGGCTGGTATCGCCTGCCCGAGCGCGAGCGCGTCGCCCAGTTCAGCCTGCCCTTTCATACCGATCCGCCGCAGATAGCCCTGGTCAGCACGGCGGCACTGCCGGCCCTGCGCGCCCACGGCAGCTTCGCCGCCCTGCTGCGAGACCCGCAGATCACCCTGGGCCTGGTCGACGGGGTTTCCTATGGCGCCAGTCTCGATCGCCTGATCGCTGGCAGCGCCAACCAGATCGAGCACGCCACGGTCGAGCCGACCGTGATGATGCGCATGGTCGCCGCACACCGGGTCGACTACATGCTCGCCGACCAGGCCGACTGGGATTACCTGCGCCAGCACGAAAGCGATCTGGACGGCATCGCCGAGCAGCATTTCGCCGATATGCCGGCGGGGCTGGAACGCTACATCGTCTGCAGCAAGGATGTGCCGGCCGAGCAGATGGACAGGATCAACCGCGCCATAAAACAGACACCGCACTGA
- a CDS encoding urease subunit beta: MIPGEYQIQDGEIELNVGRRTLRVTVANSGDRPIQVGSHFHFFETNDALAFEREPTRGMRLNIAAGTAVRFEPGQSREVELVELAGERRVFGFAGRVMGDL; encoded by the coding sequence ATGATTCCCGGCGAATACCAGATCCAGGACGGCGAGATCGAACTCAACGTCGGCCGCCGCACCCTGCGCGTGACCGTGGCCAACAGCGGCGACCGGCCGATCCAGGTCGGCTCGCACTTTCACTTCTTCGAGACCAATGACGCACTGGCCTTCGAGCGTGAGCCCACACGGGGCATGCGCCTGAATATCGCCGCCGGCACAGCCGTGCGCTTCGAGCCGGGGCAGTCGCGCGAGGTGGAGCTGGTCGAGCTGGCTGGTGAGCGCCGGGTATTCGGCTTCGCCGGACGGGTGATGGGCGATCTTTAG
- a CDS encoding GNAT family N-acetyltransferase, translating to MMPLIQRLGVHDFAAHRAGLIELLLDAVAHGASVGFLADLDQAEANAYFDQVLAGLGDGSLLLWVAVADGRVLGSVQLGLCQKRNGRNRAEVQKLLVHSGARRRGIARALMLQLQGEAAELKRGLLYLDTEAGSAAEPFYQALGYTSIGGLPDYACGPDGTYRANAIYYKTLSRPQP from the coding sequence ATGATGCCGCTGATCCAGCGCCTCGGCGTCCACGACTTCGCGGCCCATCGCGCCGGCCTGATCGAGCTGCTGCTGGATGCCGTAGCCCATGGCGCCTCGGTGGGTTTTCTCGCCGACCTCGACCAGGCCGAGGCCAACGCCTATTTCGACCAGGTGCTGGCCGGCCTGGGTGATGGCTCGCTGCTGCTCTGGGTCGCCGTGGCTGACGGTCGCGTACTGGGCAGCGTGCAGCTGGGCCTATGCCAGAAGCGCAACGGCCGCAACCGTGCCGAGGTGCAGAAGCTGCTGGTACACAGCGGCGCCCGCCGGCGTGGTATCGCCCGTGCGCTGATGCTCCAGCTGCAGGGCGAAGCCGCTGAACTCAAGCGCGGCCTGCTCTATCTGGATACCGAAGCCGGCAGCGCTGCCGAACCCTTCTACCAGGCCCTGGGCTACACCAGCATCGGCGGCCTGCCCGACTACGCCTGCGGCCCGGACGGTACCTACCGGGCCAACGCCATCTACTACAAGACCCTGTCGAGGCCCCAGCCATGA
- a CDS encoding GNAT family N-acetyltransferase has translation MIIRDAAEADLPALRDIFNDAVLNTTAIWMDNVVDLANRQAWFAARAQQGYPILVAENAAGEVVGYSSFGDWRPFDGFCHTVEHSVYVRADQRGNGLGPLLMRALIERAKACGKHVMVAAIESGNAASIRLHERLGFVTTGQMPQVGRKFGRWLDLTFMQLILTPERSAP, from the coding sequence CGCCCTGCGCGACATCTTCAACGACGCGGTGCTCAACACCACCGCGATCTGGATGGACAACGTGGTCGACCTGGCCAACCGCCAGGCCTGGTTCGCCGCCCGCGCCCAGCAGGGCTACCCGATCCTGGTGGCCGAGAACGCCGCAGGTGAAGTGGTCGGCTACTCCTCGTTCGGCGACTGGCGCCCCTTCGACGGCTTCTGCCACACCGTCGAACACTCGGTCTACGTGCGCGCCGATCAGCGTGGCAATGGCCTCGGCCCGCTGCTGATGAGAGCGCTGATCGAGCGCGCCAAAGCCTGCGGCAAACACGTGATGGTCGCCGCCATCGAGAGCGGCAACGCCGCCTCGATCCGCCTGCACGAACGCCTCGGCTTCGTCACCACCGGGCAGATGCCACAGGTGGGCCGCAAGTTCGGCCGTTGGCTGGATCTGACCTTCATGCAGCTGATCCTCACCCCGGAGCGCAGCGCACCATGA